CGGACCGCACCTATCGCCTGCGCACGTCCAAGGGCGAGGTGCAGGCGCCGGCGGTAGTGATTGCCACCGGCGGGCTGTCGATCCCGCAGATCGGCGCCAGCGACTTCGGCTATCGCGTCGCGCGGCAGTTCGACCTGGCGCTGGTGACGACGCGGCCCGCGCTGGTGCCGCTGACCTTCGACGGCGCCGCCTGGGCGCCGTTCGCCGGCCTGGCCGGACTGGCTTTGCCGGTGCGCATCGAGACCGGGGCGAAGAAGGAGCGCATGGCCTTCGACGAGGACCTGCTGTTCACGCACCGCGGCCTGAGCGGGCCGGCGGTGCTGCAGATCTCCAGCTACTGGCGCGCAGGCCAGCCCCTGCGGATCGACCTGGCGCCGGGCGTGGACCTGGCCACCGAGCTGCTGCAAGCCAAGTCCCGTTCCCGCAAGCTGGTGGCCAACGAGCTGGCGGCCTGGGTGCCTTCGCGCCTGGCGGATGCCTGGGTGCAGCAGGACGCGGGCCTGCAGCGGCCGGTCAACGAGTGCAGCGACAAGGCCTTGCAGCAGCTGGCACAGCGCCTGCAGGCCTGGGAGCTGGTGCCCACCGGCAGCGAGGGCTACCGCAAGGCCGAAGTGACGGCCGGCGGCGTCGACACCCGGGAGCTGTCCTCGCAGACCTTGGAGGCGAAGAAGCAGCCCGGGCTGTACTTCATCGGCGAGGTGGTCGACGTGACCGGCTGGCTGGGCGGCTACAACTTCCAGTGGGCCTGGGCGAGCGGGAACGCCTGCGCGGAGGCTTTGGGGGAGCGTTTCGCCCCTGGCTTGCCCGTTGGCCAAACAAGGCTATAATCTCCGGCTTTGCTGGCAAACCCCACCGGCCTGATCGAACCTGAAAGGTGGGGAACCCCGGCGGACGTCCTCGATCTTCGTTCCGCCAACACACTGGATATCCGGAAAGTCATGACGACCATTCGTGTCAAGGAAAACGAGCCGTTTGACGTGGCGCTGCGCCGCTTCAAGCGCACCATCGAAAAGCTGGGCCTGCTGACCGAGCTGCGCGCCCGCGAGTTCTACGAGAAGCCCACCGCCGAGCGCAAGCGCAAGAAGGCTGCCGCCGTCAAGCGCCACTTCAAGCGCGTGCGCAGCATGCAGCTGCCGAAGAAGCTCTACTGAGCCCCGGCCTAAGCCGCTTCGAACAAAAGCCCGCCTGGGGACGCCCAGGCGGGCTTTTCTTCTGATACTCCCGTCTGGGGCCAGCCCGCGCGGGCTTTTTTCATTGCAACGGAGAAAAGAACATGACGCTCAAGGAACGCATCACCGAGGACATGAAGGCCGCCATGCGCGCCAAGGACAGCGAGAAGCTGGGCGCCATCCGCATGCTGACCGCCGCCATCAAGCAGAAGGAAGTGGACGAGCGGGTGGAGCTGGACGACGCCGCCGTGGTCGCCATCGTCGACAAGCTGCTGAAGCAGCGCAAGGACAGCATCGACGCCTTCCAGAAGGCGGCCCGCCAGGACCTGGCGGACAAGGAGCAGGCCGAAGTGGTGGTGCTGCAGGCCTACCTGCCCGCGCGCCTGTCGGCCGACGAGATCGCCGCCGAAGTGAAGGCCATCGTCGCCGAACTGGGCGCCTCCGGACCCGGCGACATGGGCAAGGTGATGGGCGCGGTGAAGCAGCGCCTGGCCGGCAAGGCCGACATGGGCCAGGTGAGCGCGGCGGTCAAGGCGGCGCTGGCCCCCTGATCAGTGGAAGTCGCGGCTGCTGCTGCGCTGCTGCCCGATGCGCCCCAGCAGCGGCGTGAGGTCTTCCAGCCGCTCGGCGACCAGGTGCCGCACGTGGCCGCCGCTTTCCACGTCCCGCTGCCAGGTGCCGTGCACCGCCAGCAGGCGTGAACGCAGCAGCGGCTCGCGCTGCAGCTCGCGCACCCGCGGCCAGACGATCACGTTGACCGGCCCGGTCTCGTCTTCCAGGGTGACGAAGATCGTGCCGTTGGCCGTGCCGGGCTGCTGGCGGACGGTGACGATGCCGCAGGCCGCTGCCCGCCGCCCGTGCGGCAGCGCGTCCAGCTCGGTGGCCGTGAGGATCTTCATGCGCTTCAGCCTGGCGCGCAGCAGCGCCAGCGGATGGCGCCGCAAGCTCAGGCCCAGCGATGCGTAATCGAAGACGATCTCCTCGCCTTCCCGGGCCGCCGGCAGTTCCAGCTGTTCTTCCGCGATCGGGGCCTGTTCCAGCAAGGCCGGCGCGCGCCGCTGCGCCGCCGCCTCCCAGACCTGCTGGCGGCGATGGCCGGCCAGCGATTTCAAGGCGTCGCCGGCGGCCAGCGCCTTCAGGTCCTTCACGTCCAGCTGCGCGCGCAGAGTCATGTCTTCGACGCTGCTGAAGGGCCCGCCCTCCTCGCGCTCCTTCGCGATGCGTTCACCGGCCAGCTGGCTGAGGCCGCCGACCAGGCGCAGTCCCAGCCGCACCGGCGGCCGCGAATCGGCGTCGGACTCCAGTTTGCTGTCCCAATCGCTGGAGGACACGTCCGGCGGCAACACCGCCACGCCCGCATTCCGGCTCGCATCCTGGATCAACTGCGAAGGCGCATAGAAGCCCATGGGCTGCGAGTTCAGCAGCGCGGCGAGGAAGCACTCGGGTTCGTGGCGCTTGAGCCAGCTGCTCTTGTAGGCCAGCAAGGCGAAGCTGTAGGCATGGCTCTCCGGGAAACCGTATTCGCCGAAGCCCTGGATCTGCTTGAAGATGCGCTCGGCGAAATCCTGCGAGTAGCCGTTGGCCAGCATGCCGCCGACCAGCCGCCGCTCGAAGTCGTGCACGCGGCCCTTGCGCGTCCACGCGGCCATCGCGCGGCGCAG
The sequence above is a segment of the Ramlibacter agri genome. Coding sequences within it:
- a CDS encoding GatB/YqeY domain-containing protein, which translates into the protein MTLKERITEDMKAAMRAKDSEKLGAIRMLTAAIKQKEVDERVELDDAAVVAIVDKLLKQRKDSIDAFQKAARQDLADKEQAEVVVLQAYLPARLSADEIAAEVKAIVAELGASGPGDMGKVMGAVKQRLAGKADMGQVSAAVKAALAP
- a CDS encoding NAD(P)/FAD-dependent oxidoreductase: MPDATSPSTFDAIVIGAGAAGLFCAARAAQRGVKVLLVDHAAKVAEKVRISGGGRCNFTNRDLEPRAPQKHFLGENANFCRSALARFTPTDFIALVQKHGIPFHEKHKGQLFGDRSSEDFIRMLLAECEAGGVTRWQPCTVESMAFADRTYRLRTSKGEVQAPAVVIATGGLSIPQIGASDFGYRVARQFDLALVTTRPALVPLTFDGAAWAPFAGLAGLALPVRIETGAKKERMAFDEDLLFTHRGLSGPAVLQISSYWRAGQPLRIDLAPGVDLATELLQAKSRSRKLVANELAAWVPSRLADAWVQQDAGLQRPVNECSDKALQQLAQRLQAWELVPTGSEGYRKAEVTAGGVDTRELSSQTLEAKKQPGLYFIGEVVDVTGWLGGYNFQWAWASGNACAEALGERFAPGLPVGQTRL
- the rpsU gene encoding 30S ribosomal protein S21, whose amino-acid sequence is MTTIRVKENEPFDVALRRFKRTIEKLGLLTELRAREFYEKPTAERKRKKAAAVKRHFKRVRSMQLPKKLY